A window of Pontibacillus halophilus JSM 076056 = DSM 19796 contains these coding sequences:
- a CDS encoding rhodanese-like domain-containing protein, translated as MNLTTWIIPLAVLVGFIAYSLIRYFNQKKYLKTLSEEEFKSGYRKAQLIDVREPNEFKGGHILGARNIPVTQLKQRLQEVRKDQPIYLYCQNGTRSSRAAHILRKNGYQNLNQLQGGFKKWSGKIKR; from the coding sequence ATGAATTTGACGACGTGGATTATACCACTGGCTGTACTTGTTGGTTTTATTGCATACTCATTAATACGTTATTTCAATCAGAAGAAATATTTGAAGACGTTATCCGAAGAAGAATTCAAGAGCGGCTATCGTAAAGCACAGCTCATCGATGTTCGTGAGCCGAATGAATTTAAAGGTGGTCACATTTTAGGTGCTCGTAATATTCCTGTGACTCAGTTGAAGCAAAGACTTCAGGAAGTTCGTAAAGACCAGCCCATCTACCTATATTGTCAGAACGGAACACGTTCTTCACGCGCTGCCCACATTCTTCGTAAGAATGGATACCAGAACTTGAACCAGCTCCAAGGTGGATTCAAGAAATGGTCAGGGAAAATTAAGCGATAA